A segment of the Labrus mixtus chromosome 15, fLabMix1.1, whole genome shotgun sequence genome:
tcagtgtttctgtgtgttttctaccAGGGGGCATGTCGAACAACAGCAGCGCACATGTGAACTTCTGTAACGGCATCAGTCTGTTTAACAATCCCCTCAAGTACTGGGAAATTCAGCCTGCAACCTTCCACTGTGAGACCCTCTAGTGGTGTAAGCAAGACATTGTAACGTGTGCTtttcaaaacattcaacatgGTAAAACATATTCCTCTCTCTTTAAATGATACATGCTATTTGGACAGTTGACTGGATCTTGTCTATTGGTGCTTggtgtgggcggcagtagctcagtctgtagggacttgggttgggaatcagagggtcgccagttcaagtcccggcacggaccaagtccggaaattggtctggtagctggagaggtgccaggccacttcctgagcactgccgaggtgcccttgagcaaggcacctaaccccccctccccacaagctcaggagctcccactgtgggcagccccctcactctgagacctctccattagtgcatgtccataagatcctgtttgtgcatgtctgtgtatttcagcctatgtttgtgtagcatgtttactagacagagtgtaaaaacaaatttcccctcgcgggatcaataaagtataaattcttcttcttcttcagatggTTTTCTATTCTTGCAGGTCTGTTGcccccctctttcttttccataCTGTAAAAAAGACAGGAATGAAAGGAAGTTTTGTATATTGTCTGCACAGGGTACTGTATGaatcaatgtttttatattgaaaaCATAACAAAGGGTCAggctgtgtaaaaaaataaagactatATTGAAATGCTTTTACTAAGAAGTGACAGGGGTGGCcgggggtggcatgggccccccttaaAATCTTGGCCACTCCAGGTtccaccccaaaatccttaatggctatttgccttgccagaggtgggacttatccagtattcaggctgtgttgcaacaggcagctcataAGTTTTTTCAGTGCgtagatgtttgtttgcaattttttaaatactttaaattgttcCTTTGGACATACATATTttttgagtccttgaagaatAAAGCTTAGTGTGTAGATGTTGCCATTATCCTGTGTAACTTAACGTCGATGTGATCAATGCAGACAGAAGGGGGGAAATAAATGCTCTTCAGTCATGAGTGTGCATAAAAAAACTTCAGGCCCCCCTGCAAAAGTCAGtcccccagttgggccaccccaatCCAAAATAATTGGGTAACTTGTGCAGCATctctgttgtgttattgtttctTAAACTCAGACATCTTAGATGTAATTGTTATACGcatcagccaatcagctgccTAATGTCCAAGTGACAAACAGTCCAAACCAGATTCTCAGACTACACACCCAGTGAGGGCGACCTGCTTCACAGCCGATACCACAGACTGCACAGTAACGCACATCGAGTCAGCCATGGAGTACAAGGATCAGGTAAAACCCgatcacacacacctctctctctctctctctctctctctctctctctctcatttatcCTATAATAGCAccaaactgaaaaacaagaaatattctCTGTTAGATTGCAAATGATTCTGTTACAATACGATAGCTGCTTCACATGTATTCCTCATTTGTCAGGCCTTGTTCTTCTGTGAGTCATGCTGTACACAGTCATCTGGTTCttgttgtaaaagaaaaagctgtTCGGCTAATGCTATGCTACTTTAAGCTAATGGAAAATCATATTTTCAACAATGTTTCTGAGGAAAATATTAAAAGTTATTGTGAATAAATCTGTCTTTATTACATGATATTAAGTTGCATTTATTGAGGTGAATCTTTAGTCCAGAGTCACTGACAATAAGTCAAATTAGCTTCAATAGATACAAGATGGTAATCATCGACAATGTTTGTTCATGCTTCGctatcaacaaaaacaacaacagtctcACTTATTTAAACCATGAGCAGTATTTCCCTGTAAGCAGCAGTTGCTCGCTGCACAGATTGTAATGCAGCTCAACCTGCTCTCAGACTGGAATGGGTGTGGAGGTGTGCAGGGTGGAGACGTCTCAAAAGACAGCTTACTGTATTTTGTCGTTATTTAACTGTCATGGCTTGTCTTGAACACAGATTGATGAACTTGTTGCCACTGCCAAATTTGGAGACCTGATAGAGTTTTGCTACCCCATCGGATATTCACACTGGGGAGTGTATGATGAAGATGGATACGTCATCCATTTTGCTGTTGCAGGTGAGGACAACATTGAGCAAAATGCATAATATATAAGAGATGGGAAACCAAGATAAGAAATATGTGTTCTCAAGATacaatacgatacgatacaatatgatactaccgtcctgtctctatggcaacagtCTCTTGACAACgggccgctgtatgaccaatACTgttccgttactttttactgcatgtttaatatttgagatttgtttttacccgacacggagcaaagaggatgtgggtacaagacacgatctgttgGCGGcaaaaatacaagaaatatcgtacatttggaaaagagcaccggtgacgtcaacagcgcctttctgaaaaggtgaaggattttcaacttgagcgttTGGAACGGTCGCAAAAAAAGAACGCTcgctcctcattgaaaacaattgaaaaaatacTTTCCTTGATTTGCAGTTAAAATAACTAAATTATCTGATACtggataataataaaaacactgatttcagcctctgccGGAAACAgtatgtttcagctgctgtttctttaaGTCTCCCCTCACCACATGCTCTCTTTCTTCTGAATGGCCAGCTCTTTGGAAGCCTTCCAGGGgtcagaacgctgcagggctgccaggggaggtcTGCTCTCCAGAGCTGGGAGAATATGTAGGAGGTTTCACCggcttacgtagaggcttgaagccgtctcaTGATATTTTTGGTCTCATATCGCGGTACTTACAGAACAAGCCGTTTAAGCGCCCTCTGCAGGCTTAttctgggattactccaacatgtGTATACCTCATGATCTTATGACATATGTATTAATGGatatccagcattgtaacactgtatgtgagttttaaaatggtgATCAGCATGATAGGtcaattcattcatttctaatTCTTTAGAGGAGGGACAACTCATGAACAAAGTACGGACCTACCTACAAGCATTGATCCCGGTATGTGGGGACCTTCTTCTGGGCGTCACCAAGATCCGCAGAATGCCAATCGGTGAGGTGACTGTTCCAGAAGGAACCCACGTCTCCATCGCCAACAACCGCCACGCCTTCAGAGCAACAGAGCAGAAGGACATGAGGCGACGGCGAGATGCCCTTCTTGATCAGGAACTCACATACAGACTCCTCACTCTCAACTGCGAGCACTTTGCCACCTTTGTACGCTACGGGAAAGCTGTGTGCAACCAGGTACATCATCAgcgctgtgttgtttttatacatAAGAGTTTTAATTGTTAATTATTAAACAGTGTTTTGGTATGAACTTATGGGAATCATAGGAAGGCAGATAAAGCAGTAACCTGCTTTGTTGactgtttaaaggtcacatattatagaAACATAagtcaccatgttcctctaacactaatatgtgtccctagtctacaaaccccccaatcatgagaaaagtccatcctctccatcttctgcctgctccacttttcagaaaatgtgtgctcaaacaggctgtttggagattttccttcatgacatcacaaagggcagtagcccctcccccaggtgggtgacactcccacagctaggtgtttgttctgccctctgagtcagccttctcactgtaaacaataggacctggagcgagaaagcacagagtacacccaagcccttccagagagggggtgtggtcagacacagctcatttacatatttaaaggtacagacccagaaacagcctgttctgagcagggctgaaatagaggggtttatagacatgatcaaattcaggatcagagtggatttagaacacgaaacttcacacacatgttttgaggagctctgagacgtatttaaactgaagaggaggatatgtgacctttaagacctTTGACATTGGCCTTTGTATGTCATATTTTGTCTAAACATCAAGATGcagatgtgaaaaatgaaatcaattcaCATTACTCTTCTTATAGTATGTACACATTTAACTTCCATCCTTAATTAAAACGTATTAAACCTAATACATCAAATTGTTGGTAGTTACTGACACCCcaaattttgaatttttatgAGCCAATTACACTTTGTGGtaacaataatgggtaaaatatataattttaagTGATcttaaatgatttgtttctttGGAGGGCATCTCTTGGCCCCCCCATTTGGTTGCCCGAGACCCCCCAGGGTCACTTCTAAGGGCTTGAACAGGTGCAGTCCAGGATTTACTTCTGTCTTACTTAGGATTTTGATGGATAACCTAATCTAATTAGGTCTAATTCAGCAGCAGGTCTTACTTTGTTAAAATAACAACCATGTTATGTTGAGTATTTACTGACAGACATCTCTCTTCTGTTCTGTAATCTTCCTTCAGATTCCTGCAAAATCAAAGAACGTGGAGTGTCAGGTGGCAACCGCAGCCTTCAGCGAAATTGTCAGCTCAAACGATACAACTAAAGATCTTTTTGGATGAACtctaccttttttaaatgttcacatttttcactttaacatttctgttgctctttttgtGGATGTGGCTCAGGTTTCTTTGTAAAGCTGGGAGGAGCTGGAAGTTTTTCTGTCAATAATTCAGCTGAAAATATGCATGTTTGGGCTGCAAGTGATGTTTGTCATGATCAATTAATCAGCCAAATCTTTCCTTAATAAAGTGAACAATTGTTTCGACCTTTAAAGTGTCCTttttcaggaacattttcagtaCCAGAGCCAGGCGTCATAAACTCTCAGGGTTTAGCCAAAACCAAAGGGTGTGCTTGGACATCCACCTACAGAGAGTTTTTCTTCCTATTaatgaaatgatttaaagtttgtgtatcatttgggggaaaaaaatgagtaGCAGCCCGTGAAAATAGACGTCATATTGCCACTGTACAGGTAACATGTTAAATTTTGCTCAGTGCTCGTGATGGGTCAATGTttggtctttgtagataatgtaacaaagactcttttacctgctcttttgtaaagtgtctgcagataacatttgttattgatCTGATACAAAA
Coding sequences within it:
- the LOC132989821 gene encoding phospholipase A and acyltransferase 2-like — encoded protein: MEYKDQIDELVATAKFGDLIEFCYPIGYSHWGVYDEDGYVIHFAVAEEGQLMNKVRTYLQALIPVCGDLLLGVTKIRRMPIGEVTVPEGTHVSIANNRHAFRATEQKDMRRRRDALLDQELTYRLLTLNCEHFATFVRYGKAVCNQIPAKSKNVECQVATAAFSEIVSSNDTTKDLFG